In the Halococcus sediminicola genome, ACGGGCGCGCACTGACGGTATTTTCGCTAGAGGCCTGCGCGATGATCTGACGCTCGATGTGGATTATCAACCGCAATTCGAGACCGTTGGTCGATCCACGCCGGAATTCATCGTCTCGCGATTAGTAGCGAACGCGAGTGATCGCAGCGAGCGCGCCGGCTTCGAAGCACTCGCTGACGCCGTCGGTGAGGAAGTCGTCCAGCAGACTCTGCTCGATGCAGAATGGTCGTCATAGACTTTGCTCCCGACGACACCGATCCCGCACAAATCAGAGTGCGATCTTCATCTGCGACAGCAATTCCGGTGACGTAGGACTGACAAAGGTAGGTTGTAAGGATGTGGAGACATTGCTGCACCGAACGCGAAAGTCGATTGGAAAATGTTCGTGTATCGATGGCGATACATGATAAATCCATCTAGCGGCCCCTGAGAGGGTAAGCTGATAGGCACCCTGATCTCTCTGATAAGCGTCGTCTCACAATTTGTAACAGACATCGGTGAGGCGAAAGCTACGTCGCGATGGAAGATTTCGCCGTTGCACTCATTGACGAATTGGAAATGGAAGACACGGTCCGTACCTACCACGGAATCCAATGTCAACAATTGATAATATGTCTCTGTGGGTTGTGCGGTTGACCCGGGCACCCCTCACGATTACCGCAATTTAGACGAGACGATAAACGCAGAGAGGTCGGGACTAATGTGTCTGCAAGAGGGGAACTTCCCCCTCAATAGAGATCTCGTCACCGACGGCGATCTCCTTGCCGGACTCACGCGACGGAATTCGCGTTACGACCGTCAGATAGTAGTAATCTTCCGCCCCGTCACGGTCCATGTTTGTCCCCAGCGTCTCCGCATCGGCCCATTCAGGAAATCGCTCCTTCCGCTTTTCCGTGAATTTCTTCGTGAAATTCGCTTTTCGCTCACCAGTCTCCGGATTACGAGATGGAACGACACACCGCGGCTTGCACATGATTCCGTAATGAGTGACGTTTCCCACCGTGAACTCTACTCCAGTACCGGGGTTTCGACGTGTGGCTGGCGTGTTCGAGTAGAGTTTGTCTTCCCAGAACGGTTCTACATCACCGATTACAACGTTGGTCCGCAATCGCCTGAAAATCGCGTCGGCATCAAGGTCGTCGTACCACGATGCGACTTCGGCCAACGTTTTCTCGCCGACGAAAGTAGGGCCCGTGGCGGTGACTCGAATCGGGGCGATACCTCCTGCACTGTCGGTGAAGTTCGATTGCTTGGCCTGTTCGACCGTGATCGGTTCGCCGAAGAAGTTCGTCAACCACTCCTCTAGTTCCGGACTGTTGTCAATTCGATCGAGTTCGCAGGAGAAGGTACGTTCCGTATCGTGGATTTCGAATTCGATCGAGTTAGCCGAGAGGTCGACTGTGGTGTTGATCTTGTGAACCAGTTTGTTTTGCCGTCCGTTCACGTATGCTCCATCCTCGCTGAATAGGGCATACTCTCGGTCGTATCGCATCCGCCCTGAATCAGAGATGGGCACGCTATCGACATCGACACCAGACAACGATTTGACCGGATACAGCCTAATCCGGGAGACTGCTGCCATGACGGGCATACTGATCCGAAGTCGCTTAGATGTTGCCTCAGTGTGACGTGCTCTGAGCTGCCAACCAGATGGCATCCAGTACTCTACTTTTCGGTTTTCAGATCTCCCGACCAGTCTTCGTACCCACCAACCATCGTCGAGACAGTCGCGTTACCGGTCCCCTCGTAGGCTTCGAGCATTCTGGCGGCTTGGACTGATGTTTCGCCAATGTAGCAGGCGACTACTATTTCATCGCCCTCATTCCGTACCCACTCTTTTTCTTCAGCTCGGTCACCGAGTTCTTCGAGTGGGATATTATCCGCTTCCGGGATATGACCTTCTTCGTAGGCCTCTGTGTCCCGAATATCGATGAGCTGTACGTTCTTTCCGTTCTGTCGCCGCTGTCTGTATTCTTGCGGTGTGATTTCCGTAGGCATGATTAGCGTTTCCGAAGGAAGATCTTGTAGGTACCATCGCCACTCCGCCAGACTTTCCCATCAGCCATCTCATCGACAGCTTTCGGGACGTTTTCGGTCGAAGGGACGTGGTCCGTCTCCTGAACGAGCAGATCACCCGATTCAAGATCCTGAAGTGATTTCTTTGCCTCAATCTGGGGATAGGGACAGACTTCCCCTACCATGTCCTGAGTGCGTGTCGCTTCATCCGTGAGCTGTGCTGCGCTGTCGTTGTCGACTTCATCCGGCATGTCGACGAATTCGTCTAGGTTTGGCATCGTTGTGTTGTGGTGGTTTGAGCGTCTTGGGTGATGTTTGCGGGTGATACTACACCGATCAGAGCGCACAGCCGACTTCACGATACAGCCAGTGTGTCATGACATACACACCGGCGATGATACCGGCTGAAGCAATGAACGAGTGCACCGATAGTTCAGCAATACCGGTGTAGATATTACCGATGTTGCAACCTGGGGCAAGCCGCGAGCCTGCACCCATGAGAAAGCCACCGACGATAGCGTTCGGCAATCGACGTCGTTTCGGAATACGGATCGAAAAATCACCGCTCCAAACAGCGGCTAGGAACGCACCGACGATGACCATACCGATCATGACCATATCGGTAGTAAGACCGATTCCTTGTCCCTGGAAGAGAATCGACCCCCAGTACTGGAACTCGCCTGCATTGACACCGACTTGATTCAGAAGATATCCCGTCCAACGGGACTCAGGGCCAGTAATGCCAACGACCGAGACCTGGGAAAACCAGACGAGAGCAACGGCTGTGATACCGAGGGCTGCAGTACGTGGGTCCCACGGCTGTTTTGAGGCTGCAATCGGGTCATCACAGATCTTGGCCCACATACCCTCGAAATATTCTCTGGTACCGTGGGCAAAGGCTCGCAGACTACCCGAGGAGGCTGGAAGGGGTAGTAGAGACGCGTAGACTGCCGTTGTTTCAGATGCCCCAGGTTCGCCACCTTCTCCTCCACTATAATTGAGTCGAGCATAGACAACGACGACGACGACAGCAGCAATACCGAGTGCAAGAACAGGTGCTGGTACGGGGGACGTTCTGAACAGTGTCATCCCCTCGCCGATCGTCAGCGGTTCGAAGTACGCTGCTTCGAGCGTTGGATACGCGATGGTAAATGCAGCATACCCTACTCCCATGAACGCGAGTGTGAGCCAGAAGTGGAGGTATCCCTGCCCTGCACGATACAGCGTTCCAGAGGCACAGCCCCCGGCGTAGGTCATCCCAACCCCGAATATGAAGCCGCCGACTAAGCCGGTAAAGCCCCATCCGGGTACCCAGAAGCTCTGATAGAATCCTAATTCGTAAGCGATACTCCAGAACACCATCGTGAGTATTGTTGCGGCGAGAACGCCCTTGGTAACTCTGGTGTCTTTGAACGCAAACAGGTCACGGAAGGCGTGGACGAAACAGAATCGGCCTTTCTGGAGGAATATTCCCAAACCGATTCCGACGACGCCTGCGATTAGTAGTGCTGATACCATCCACAACCTGTTTGGAACCAGATCCCGATAAGAGAGTCTCTCCCGGCCAATACTCGATGTACCACGGACAACTGTTGTTCTCTTTCCATGCCTGGTTTCTCGGTGCAGAAGGCATGCAAACGTGAATTTGGGGAGTCAACACCGACATACTTTCAGGAAACATTATCCTCTATCCGATGCGTCGAAGGTCTCGACACCGCGTCCATGCATAGAGATCGGGCACAATCGCGGTACGGCAAAAGCCCCGTCCTCAAGGAATGAGCGACCGACGCAAGTCGGGAGCGAGTAGAGTAGGTACATTACAGGCAGATGCAAGCGTACCGCTAACAAGTATGTGGCTCTACTAAACCGACATGTCATCAGGAGAGTGGAGTGGTGAAGACGAGTATGAATGTACAATCTGTGAGCGGATATTTGATACCGAAGATAAACTACAGGAGCATCAACAGCAAGAACATTCCGAAGACCTTCAGTGACCTCCTCATCATGAACGACGATCTTCCCCGTCCGTGCTCGGGGTTGCACAGGCGGACCACCGCGACACGGTAGTGGGCATTCCATGCGTCCGACAGGGCAAGGCTCATCTTATGCCTTCAGTGTCTGAGTGTTTCCATTTATAGATCGTGCGGTCGGGCGAGATCACCTTCGTTAGGGACTCTGTGCGTAGGTATCAGAGATATTCGTTAGGATTTTCTTTGAACTTCTCCTTACAGATGGCTGATTCAAAGTAGTAGGTCTCTCCGTCGTGCTCTACGTCAGCAGGTGGGACGGTGTCGTCCACCCGCTCGCCACAAACTGGACATTCTGCTGTCATTGTCTTCTCCAAGAGAGTAGAGCGTGCTGCAAAATATATTCGTTCTGCTTGCGCTATACGAGGGTATCAAGATGAAGTAAGCATTCACACAAGAACAGCGAGGATGCCCACGAGTTTACTCGTGGGAGGAATCGCGTAAGCTGTGTCGTGGAAGGCCACAAACGCCGGTTTCGATGTTCCTGCCGCCCGACTCCCCAACCGATAACGCAATAAAGGACCGCCTCGTATGTGAATACGCGAATGGAGGTGAAACGCACCGTTCCCGTCAAACTCGATGTACCCGACGAGCGGCGCGACGACCTCCATACCACTATCGAACAGTTCAACGACGCCGCCAACTACACCATCCAGAACGGACGCAACGACGACGGCTACCTCATCCTGAACAAGTCGAAGATACACGACCGCGTGTACTACGACCTTCGAGACCAAACGGACCTACCGTCGAACCTATGCGTTCGGGCGTACTCGAAAGCGGTCGAAGCGATGAAATCGACGGTCGCCGACTGGAAAAAGGGCAACAGCCGACCGTTGCCTCGCTTCAACGAACCGTCCGCCGTGTACGACAAACGTACGCTGACCATCTACGACCGAAGCGCCACGCTTTCGACCGTCAACGGGCGCGTCGAAGTCGAGTACGTTATCGGCGACTATCAGCGGTCGTATTTGGACGACGACGAGTACGAGCGCCGGATGGGAACGTTGCACTACCGCGAGGACGAAGACGCCTTCTACCTCCACATCGTCGTGATGAAGGAGGTCGAACAACGCGAGGGCGTCCGCGTTCTCGGCGTGGATTTGAACCTCAAAAACGTCGCCGTCACGAGTACAGGAACGTTTTACGATGGTGGTCGGCTGTTGTGGGGCCAGAACCACCACTTCCGCGTGCGCCGAAGCCTCCAAGACAAAGACACTCGCTCCGCCAAGCAGACACTCCAGCAAGTGTCGGGACGAGAAAACCGCTTCGTCTTGGACCGTCTGCACACTCTTTCTCGGCGACTCGTGGACGAGGCCCGCAACTACAATTGTGCGTTCATCGCCGTCGAACGGCTCACGAACATCCGCGACCGGCTGGACAACGGAAACGACTGCATCAAGCGTCAGATGCACAACTGGGCGTTCCGCGAGTTGCGAGAAATGCTCGCGTACAAGGCCGCCGAGCACGGGATTCGCGTCGAGGACGTGAACCCGGCGTTTACGAGTCAGACGTGCTCGCGGTGCGGCCACCAGTCGAGCACGAACCGCGACAGTTCGACCGGCTGGTTCTCGTGCAACGAGTGTGGGACCGAGTACGACGGCGACTACAACGCGGCGAAGAACATCGGTATGCGACTTGTAACTTTACCATCGGGCAAACGTCCCGATGGGTTGGGCAACGGTCAGCTTGCCCTGAAGTCCGGGACGCTGAACGGGAGTGGCGATTACACCGCCCACGACGACGTGTCGGCAGACCAGGAGTCCACGGACAAGCCCACGACTTCAGTCGTGGGTCGCTGACATCGATAGCGGGGTCCTCAGATTTGAGTCGCTGGATGACTTCCGAGAAAGAGGGATCGCCCGTTCCGTAGTCGGCTATCAGGTGAATGAATGGGGACATGGAAATGAGTGGGTTTCGGCTGTCAGTCGTCAATGGATTCTCAAAGCGAGGTTCTATTCAATCTGGCCGTAGTCGAACTCCTCACCGATCTCCGAGAGTTCGTCGAGCGCGTCCTGTTCCTCGCGGAGGTTCGCTTCGAGGGTATCGGCGACATCGATGTCGAGCTGGTCGGCCAGCGGAATCAGGTTGCCGTAGGCGGCGATTTCGTAGTGTTCTGACATCTGTCCTGCGGTGATGTTGTATCGGTCGAGAACGTGGTCGTCGGGGTCCTGACTCACGAAGTGCTCGTGGTTTTCGATCATGCCATCGACGGCCTTGTCCGTCTCACCCTCCGGCGAGACCCCGATCTCCTCGAAGACCTCTTCGAGGCGTTCGACGTGTTCTTGGGTCTCGTCGTGGTGTTCGGCGAACGCCTCGGCGATCTGGTCATTGGTGGTCGTTTCAGCTAGTTCTTCGGTCGCGTCCACGAGTTGCTGTTCGGCGTAGTAGACGTATTTCAGGCTCTCCTCGAACAGCTCGTTGAGGTCATTGGCGCACATTGCACTCGTACCGAGACGAGGGACTTCGATAAGCAAGCAGCCTGCGAGTGACGGCTACCGCGGGGACTAATACCGAGACAGCGGAGAGGGAAAACAATCGAATCACCGCTTCGGAAGCCACGCGAGGAGCTTCTCGATCATGACGACGCCACTTCCAATGACGACCCAGAGACCGACGACGCCGACGAGCAACACTGCCCAGTGGGGAACGGGCGTGGCCGCCGCTCCGGCGTGTGCCAGCGTCGCGGAGAGCGCGGTCCACCCCGAGTAGATGGGATGCACGAGTTAGGCGGACTCGTCGGTCCCAGTCGCTGTACGGTAGATATACGCACCCACCCCGATGATGAGGAGGCTGACGACTGCCCAGTGGGGGTTGTACTGCCCGCCCATCGACAGCGGCTGATGAAGACCGAGGAGGGCGTGGTCGACGATGGCGTCGTAGAGATCGAAGATGCCGAGACCCATTACTGCCGACCCTGCTATCGGACGAAAGGCCAGTGGCTCGTGAGTGCGTCGTTCGGCCCGCCAGACGACCCCTGCGCCGATGCCCGCAATGACGACCATCCCGACCGAGAACCAGCCGTCGGCGAAAATGTTGGTTCGGAGTCCGACAAGGGTGTTCATCGGATAAATGCCTGACAGTAGGTGATGCCACTGGAGAATGTGGTGGATGAGGAGCACGTCGATCAGACCGCTGAACCCGAACCCGAACACGCCGGCACCCACGAGTGCCCGGCGGGAGACGCCCTCGGCCAGCGTCCGCGACCGGTCGGTCGCGGCGTCGCTCATTCGGTCACCTCGACGGTTATCGCGTGCGGGAGATACGCGTTGTTGCCGTAGCCCTTCTGATTCCAGGGGTACTGGTCGTTTTCGATGCCGCGAAGTTCCTGTTCGGGCTTCGAGAGTGTCGCTGGCTGGGTCCGTCCCGCTTCGTCGGTCGCGCGCGAACAGAGGGTGTGTTCGCCGGGTTCGGGTTCCCAGACGTACCGGAACTTCGTGGGCGCGTAGGGACCGAGGTCGGGACCGACGAACTCGGCGTCGTCCCACGACCCGCCGCCGTCGGTCGATATTTCGATGCGCTCGACGCGTTCCTCGCCCGACCATGCGATACCCGCGAGTTCGACCGCCGAAACGGGAAGTGTAGAGTCGTCCGCGGGGGCGATGATGAGCGATTTTACCAACTGGTCGAAGAGGTAGGCGTTTTCGACCTCCTCGACGGCCTCAGTCAGTTGGTCGTAGGTGCTGAAGACATCCACCGATTCGTGGCGCGTCGGTTCGTTGTCCTGTGCAGGCGTGATTCGGTAGGATGACTGCTGGTACTGGGTATAGTCCCGCCCGTTTCGGTCAGTCCACTCCTCGCCGTTGACCATCGTCTCCATCACACGGATTTCCTCGACCCATTTGACGCTGTTATTGCCGAACCAGCCGGGGACGATCAGCCTCACAGGAAAGCCGTGTTCGGCACTCATCGGCGTGCCGTTCATCTCGTAGGCCAGTAGACAGTCGTCGACGACTTTGGCCATCGGTATCGACCGACAGAACACGTCCTTGTCGGGGGGTGCCTCGCCGCCCATCGCCGACAGCCAGAGACCGCCGTCGGTTGCGGCTCCATATTCGTCGAGCACGGCGCTGACGGACGTGCCGGTCCAGACGGCGTTG is a window encoding:
- a CDS encoding MOSC domain-containing protein; translation: MAAVSRIRLYPVKSLSGVDVDSVPISDSGRMRYDREYALFSEDGAYVNGRQNKLVHKINTTVDLSANSIEFEIHDTERTFSCELDRIDNSPELEEWLTNFFGEPITVEQAKQSNFTDSAGGIAPIRVTATGPTFVGEKTLAEVASWYDDLDADAIFRRLRTNVVIGDVEPFWEDKLYSNTPATRRNPGTGVEFTVGNVTHYGIMCKPRCVVPSRNPETGERKANFTKKFTEKRKERFPEWADAETLGTNMDRDGAEDYYYLTVVTRIPSRESGKEIAVGDEISIEGEVPLLQTH
- a CDS encoding rhodanese-like domain-containing protein, producing MPTEITPQEYRQRRQNGKNVQLIDIRDTEAYEEGHIPEADNIPLEELGDRAEEKEWVRNEGDEIVVACYIGETSVQAARMLEAYEGTGNATVSTMVGGYEDWSGDLKTEK
- a CDS encoding sulfurtransferase TusA family protein codes for the protein MPNLDEFVDMPDEVDNDSAAQLTDEATRTQDMVGEVCPYPQIEAKKSLQDLESGDLLVQETDHVPSTENVPKAVDEMADGKVWRSGDGTYKIFLRKR
- a CDS encoding YeeE/YedE family protein, with the translated sequence MVSALLIAGVVGIGLGIFLQKGRFCFVHAFRDLFAFKDTRVTKGVLAATILTMVFWSIAYELGFYQSFWVPGWGFTGLVGGFIFGVGMTYAGGCASGTLYRAGQGYLHFWLTLAFMGVGYAAFTIAYPTLEAAYFEPLTIGEGMTLFRTSPVPAPVLALGIAAVVVVVVYARLNYSGGEGGEPGASETTAVYASLLPLPASSGSLRAFAHGTREYFEGMWAKICDDPIAASKQPWDPRTAALGITAVALVWFSQVSVVGITGPESRWTGYLLNQVGVNAGEFQYWGSILFQGQGIGLTTDMVMIGMVIVGAFLAAVWSGDFSIRIPKRRRLPNAIVGGFLMGAGSRLAPGCNIGNIYTGIAELSVHSFIASAGIIAGVYVMTHWLYREVGCAL
- a CDS encoding YHS domain-containing protein: MTAECPVCGERVDDTVPPADVEHDGETYYFESAICKEKFKENPNEYL
- a CDS encoding RNA-guided endonuclease InsQ/TnpB family protein produces the protein MEVKRTVPVKLDVPDERRDDLHTTIEQFNDAANYTIQNGRNDDGYLILNKSKIHDRVYYDLRDQTDLPSNLCVRAYSKAVEAMKSTVADWKKGNSRPLPRFNEPSAVYDKRTLTIYDRSATLSTVNGRVEVEYVIGDYQRSYLDDDEYERRMGTLHYREDEDAFYLHIVVMKEVEQREGVRVLGVDLNLKNVAVTSTGTFYDGGRLLWGQNHHFRVRRSLQDKDTRSAKQTLQQVSGRENRFVLDRLHTLSRRLVDEARNYNCAFIAVERLTNIRDRLDNGNDCIKRQMHNWAFRELREMLAYKAAEHGIRVEDVNPAFTSQTCSRCGHQSSTNRDSSTGWFSCNECGTEYDGDYNAAKNIGMRLVTLPSGKRPDGLGNGQLALKSGTLNGSGDYTAHDDVSADQESTDKPTTSVVGR
- a CDS encoding YciE/YciF ferroxidase family protein — protein: MCANDLNELFEESLKYVYYAEQQLVDATEELAETTTNDQIAEAFAEHHDETQEHVERLEEVFEEIGVSPEGETDKAVDGMIENHEHFVSQDPDDHVLDRYNITAGQMSEHYEIAAYGNLIPLADQLDIDVADTLEANLREEQDALDELSEIGEEFDYGQIE
- a CDS encoding DUF2243 domain-containing protein, whose translation is MSDAATDRSRTLAEGVSRRALVGAGVFGFGFSGLIDVLLIHHILQWHHLLSGIYPMNTLVGLRTNIFADGWFSVGMVVIAGIGAGVVWRAERRTHEPLAFRPIAGSAVMGLGIFDLYDAIVDHALLGLHQPLSMGGQYNPHWAVVSLLIIGVGAYIYRTATGTDESA
- a CDS encoding sulfite oxidase codes for the protein MTSDDYGIREREALTERYPGLDVLVSDPANAQTASRTNLASHLTPREEHYIRTHHRTPDIDADGWTISLTGLVEHETDLSMSELRCEFPTESVVHMMECSGNSRRYFDPDAEGDQWGDGAVGNAVWTGTSVSAVLDEYGAATDGGLWLSAMGGEAPPDKDVFCRSIPMAKVVDDCLLAYEMNGTPMSAEHGFPVRLIVPGWFGNNSVKWVEEIRVMETMVNGEEWTDRNGRDYTQYQQSSYRITPAQDNEPTRHESVDVFSTYDQLTEAVEEVENAYLFDQLVKSLIIAPADDSTLPVSAVELAGIAWSGEERVERIEISTDGGGSWDDAEFVGPDLGPYAPTKFRYVWEPEPGEHTLCSRATDEAGRTQPATLSKPEQELRGIENDQYPWNQKGYGNNAYLPHAITVEVTE